A genomic window from Oceanispirochaeta sp. M1 includes:
- a CDS encoding response regulator has protein sequence MTKKKILIVDDTLANLQLLGSILKDLYSLSFCSHGKEALDLLEKDQPDLILLDIMMPDMDGFELCTIIRTSERTSQIPIVFLSAKNDRESVIKGMSLGAQDYIVKPFLPEEVLYRIKLQFPKKNVPRLSENARSINNTSKVFLYNRMRNMQTCLESKDEKYADTLSSIEEDLDPLVSLIPDLLIYTKELEEFILQINLKKPDQIKELEEIQKRRVNPELTSGIHTLHENLQDCQFRIIDVINELNPGKSLKIKSEIPSLKKLLIELIERIDNKVELKWKLENDLMLPFEKVHLIQILLSLFDNSYDAMKEENSSCSLEVEIKNWKLIFTVEDNGPGIPEDAFETIFELGFSSKTERIGYGLHAVELIVENHFYGKIMIPYPDKGIIQIEIPLS, from the coding sequence ATGACTAAGAAAAAAATTCTAATTGTGGATGATACCTTAGCTAATTTACAGCTACTCGGTTCAATTTTGAAAGATCTGTATTCCCTAAGTTTTTGTTCTCATGGAAAAGAAGCCTTAGATCTTCTTGAGAAAGATCAACCTGATCTTATACTTCTGGATATCATGATGCCCGATATGGATGGATTTGAATTATGCACAATTATTAGAACGAGTGAAAGAACATCACAGATTCCAATAGTATTTTTATCAGCCAAAAACGATCGCGAAAGTGTAATAAAAGGGATGAGTTTGGGTGCTCAGGATTATATTGTGAAACCATTTCTTCCTGAAGAGGTACTTTATAGAATCAAACTTCAGTTTCCAAAAAAGAATGTTCCCAGGCTCAGTGAAAATGCTCGCAGCATAAACAACACCAGTAAAGTTTTTCTATATAACAGGATGAGAAATATGCAAACCTGTCTTGAAAGTAAAGATGAGAAATATGCAGATACTCTTTCCTCCATTGAAGAAGATCTTGATCCTCTGGTTTCACTAATTCCGGATTTGTTAATTTATACAAAAGAACTTGAAGAATTTATTCTTCAAATAAATCTTAAAAAACCAGATCAAATAAAAGAACTTGAAGAGATCCAGAAAAGAAGAGTTAATCCGGAGTTAACATCAGGGATTCACACTCTTCATGAAAATCTTCAAGATTGCCAATTCAGAATCATTGATGTCATTAATGAGTTAAATCCTGGAAAATCCCTCAAGATTAAAAGTGAAATACCCAGCCTTAAAAAATTATTAATTGAATTGATAGAAAGAATTGACAATAAAGTTGAGTTGAAATGGAAACTCGAAAATGATTTAATGCTCCCCTTTGAGAAGGTCCATTTGATTCAGATACTTCTCTCCCTATTTGATAACTCCTATGATGCAATGAAGGAAGAAAACTCGTCTTGTTCCCTGGAAGTTGAAATTAAAAACTGGAAGCTTATTTTCACGGTGGAAGATAACGGGCCGGGTATACCGGAAGATGCATTTGAGACTATATTTGAACTAGGTTTTAGTTCAAAAACTGAAAGGATAGGATATGGATTGCATGCCGTAGAATTGATAGTAGAAAACCATTTTTACGGAAAGATTATGATACCATATCCAGATAAAGGGATTATTCAAATAGAAATCCCTCTCA